A single region of the Brassica rapa cultivar Chiifu-401-42 chromosome A03, CAAS_Brap_v3.01, whole genome shotgun sequence genome encodes:
- the LOC103855614 gene encoding probable mediator of RNA polymerase II transcription subunit 26b isoform X2: MKPPPSAASLDRWRDYFRRGGSDIFEIIDHAIMVAATDCPNKFKSRRDRIAELLFSCRVTRCNGCHHSSELSLPGDDEAVDGSKESKVNSSRGDNNQIIVGGYDCHDDDDDDEAEALSDAIEEFSVVFKEVVRIKEILLNKDDEGWQPHSVIVEALRKLKLMSLDVDVLKSTEIGKAVNGLRKHGSDNIRQLAKTLIAEWKELVDQWVNTTKDINGAEGTPESANLSVVDEEEEVFPSLPYGVDIFTPEANGFEMLNGDFFDSLDFDGNPCNSGEYNTSREDQRRPQKRRPEGAQMRIQKPSPADGTRRPLNQRMKNEVGSVQKSESPMIQRRKPPEEKHKGLDADAKFEFAKRKLQASYQQHDKAKKQRTIQVLETIPKQCGSAAQKPQLKRPGMKNRSWSNGRK, from the exons ATGAAACCACCACCATCAGCTGCTTCGTTAGATAGGTGGAGAGACTATTTCCGGCGAGGAGGCTCCGATATATTCGAGATCATCGATCACGCCATCATGGTCGCTGCCACTGATTGTCCGAACAAATTCAAATCGAGAAGAGACAGAATCGCAGAGCTTCTCTTCTCGTGCAGAGTCACTCGCTGCAACGGATGCCACCACAGCAGCGAGCTATCTCTTCCCGGAGACGACGAGGCGGTTGATGGGAGTAAAGAGAGCAAAGTTAATAGTAGCAGAGGAGATAACAATCAGATTATTGTTGGCGGTTATGATtgtcatgatgatgatgatgatgatgaagctgAGGCTTTGAGTGATGCGATTGAAGAGTTCTCTGTGGTTTTTAAGGAAGTTGTTAGGATCAAAGAGATCTTGCTCAACAAAGACGACGAG GGGTGGCAGCCACACTCGGTGATAGTTGAGGCTTTGAGAAAGCTAAAGTTGATGTCTTTGGATGTGGATGTTCTCAAG AGTACTGAGATAGGAAAGGCTGTTAATGGTTTGAGGAAACATGGCTCTGATAATATTCGCCAACTTGCAAAGACTCTGATCGC AGAGTGGAAGGAGCTGGTTGATCAGTGGGTGAACACCACCAAGGATATCAATG GTGCTGAAGGTACACCAGAGTCTGCTAATCTGTCTGTagttgatgaagaagaagaagtgtttccTTCACTTCCGTATGGTGTTGATATCTTTACACCGGAAGCTAACGGCTTTGAAATGTTAAATGGGGATTTCTTTGATTCATTGGACTTTGATGGAA ATCCTTGTAACTCTGGGGAATACAACACAAGCCGAGAAGACCAAAGAAGACCACAGAAGAGAAGACCAGAGGGAGCACAAATGAGGATACAGAAGCCATCACCAGCTGATGGGACTAGGAGACCTCTTAATCAAAGGATGAAGAACGAAGTGGGATCTGTTCAAAAGTCTGAAAGCCCCATGATCCAAAGAAGGAAACCTCCAGAAGAA AAACATAAAGGTCTTGACGCAGACGCAAAGTTTGAGTTTGCTAAGAGGAAACTTCAAGCGAGCTACCAACAACATGATAAAG CCAAGAAGCAGCGAACAATACAAGTACTTGAGACGATCCCAAAGCAATGTGGTAGTGCTGCTCAGAAACCGCAACTCAAGAGACCTGGAATGAAAAACAGAAGTTGGTCTAACGGTCGTAAATAG
- the LOC103855614 gene encoding probable mediator of RNA polymerase II transcription subunit 26b isoform X7 encodes MKPPPSAASLDRWRDYFRRGGSDIFEIIDHAIMVAATDCPNKFKSRRDRIAELLFSCRVTRCNGCHHSSELSLPGDDEAVDGSKESKVNSSRGDNNQIIVGGYDCHDAIEEFSVVFKEVVRIKEILLNKDDEPHSVIVEALRKLKLMSLDVDVLKSTEIGKAVNGLRKHGSDNIRQLAKTLIAEWKELVDQWVNTTKDINGGAEGTPESANLSVVDEEEEVFPSLPYGVDIFTPEANGFEMLNGDFFDSLDFDGNPCNSGEYNTSREDQRRPQKRRPEGAQMRIQKPSPADGTRRPLNQRMKNEVGSVQKSESPMIQRRKPPEEKHKGLDADAKFEFAKRKLQASYQQHDKAKKQRTIQVLETIPKQCGSAAQKPQLKRPGMKNRSWSNGRK; translated from the exons ATGAAACCACCACCATCAGCTGCTTCGTTAGATAGGTGGAGAGACTATTTCCGGCGAGGAGGCTCCGATATATTCGAGATCATCGATCACGCCATCATGGTCGCTGCCACTGATTGTCCGAACAAATTCAAATCGAGAAGAGACAGAATCGCAGAGCTTCTCTTCTCGTGCAGAGTCACTCGCTGCAACGGATGCCACCACAGCAGCGAGCTATCTCTTCCCGGAGACGACGAGGCGGTTGATGGGAGTAAAGAGAGCAAAGTTAATAGTAGCAGAGGAGATAACAATCAGATTATTGTTGGCGGTTATGATtgtca TGATGCGATTGAAGAGTTCTCTGTGGTTTTTAAGGAAGTTGTTAGGATCAAAGAGATCTTGCTCAACAAAGACGACGAG CCACACTCGGTGATAGTTGAGGCTTTGAGAAAGCTAAAGTTGATGTCTTTGGATGTGGATGTTCTCAAG AGTACTGAGATAGGAAAGGCTGTTAATGGTTTGAGGAAACATGGCTCTGATAATATTCGCCAACTTGCAAAGACTCTGATCGC AGAGTGGAAGGAGCTGGTTGATCAGTGGGTGAACACCACCAAGGATATCAATGGT GGTGCTGAAGGTACACCAGAGTCTGCTAATCTGTCTGTagttgatgaagaagaagaagtgtttccTTCACTTCCGTATGGTGTTGATATCTTTACACCGGAAGCTAACGGCTTTGAAATGTTAAATGGGGATTTCTTTGATTCATTGGACTTTGATGGAA ATCCTTGTAACTCTGGGGAATACAACACAAGCCGAGAAGACCAAAGAAGACCACAGAAGAGAAGACCAGAGGGAGCACAAATGAGGATACAGAAGCCATCACCAGCTGATGGGACTAGGAGACCTCTTAATCAAAGGATGAAGAACGAAGTGGGATCTGTTCAAAAGTCTGAAAGCCCCATGATCCAAAGAAGGAAACCTCCAGAAGAA AAACATAAAGGTCTTGACGCAGACGCAAAGTTTGAGTTTGCTAAGAGGAAACTTCAAGCGAGCTACCAACAACATGATAAAG CCAAGAAGCAGCGAACAATACAAGTACTTGAGACGATCCCAAAGCAATGTGGTAGTGCTGCTCAGAAACCGCAACTCAAGAGACCTGGAATGAAAAACAGAAGTTGGTCTAACGGTCGTAAATAG
- the LOC103855614 gene encoding probable mediator of RNA polymerase II transcription subunit 26b isoform X5 produces the protein MKPPPSAASLDRWRDYFRRGGSDIFEIIDHAIMVAATDCPNKFKSRRDRIAELLFSCRVTRCNGCHHSSELSLPGDDEAVDGSKESKVNSSRGDNNQIIVGGYDCHDDDDDDEAEALSDAIEEFSVVFKEVVRIKEILLNKDDEPHSVIVEALRKLKLMSLDVDVLKSTEIGKAVNGLRKHGSDNIRQLAKTLIAEWKELVDQWVNTTKDINGNEGTPESANLSVVDEEEEVFPSLPYGVDIFTPEANGFEMLNGDFFDSLDFDGNPCNSGEYNTSREDQRRPQKRRPEGAQMRIQKPSPADGTRRPLNQRMKNEVGSVQKSESPMIQRRKPPEEKHKGLDADAKFEFAKRKLQASYQQHDKAKKQRTIQVLETIPKQCGSAAQKPQLKRPGMKNRSWSNGRK, from the exons ATGAAACCACCACCATCAGCTGCTTCGTTAGATAGGTGGAGAGACTATTTCCGGCGAGGAGGCTCCGATATATTCGAGATCATCGATCACGCCATCATGGTCGCTGCCACTGATTGTCCGAACAAATTCAAATCGAGAAGAGACAGAATCGCAGAGCTTCTCTTCTCGTGCAGAGTCACTCGCTGCAACGGATGCCACCACAGCAGCGAGCTATCTCTTCCCGGAGACGACGAGGCGGTTGATGGGAGTAAAGAGAGCAAAGTTAATAGTAGCAGAGGAGATAACAATCAGATTATTGTTGGCGGTTATGATtgtcatgatgatgatgatgatgatgaagctgAGGCTTTGAGTGATGCGATTGAAGAGTTCTCTGTGGTTTTTAAGGAAGTTGTTAGGATCAAAGAGATCTTGCTCAACAAAGACGACGAG CCACACTCGGTGATAGTTGAGGCTTTGAGAAAGCTAAAGTTGATGTCTTTGGATGTGGATGTTCTCAAG AGTACTGAGATAGGAAAGGCTGTTAATGGTTTGAGGAAACATGGCTCTGATAATATTCGCCAACTTGCAAAGACTCTGATCGC AGAGTGGAAGGAGCTGGTTGATCAGTGGGTGAACACCACCAAGGATATCAATGGTAA TGAAGGTACACCAGAGTCTGCTAATCTGTCTGTagttgatgaagaagaagaagtgtttccTTCACTTCCGTATGGTGTTGATATCTTTACACCGGAAGCTAACGGCTTTGAAATGTTAAATGGGGATTTCTTTGATTCATTGGACTTTGATGGAA ATCCTTGTAACTCTGGGGAATACAACACAAGCCGAGAAGACCAAAGAAGACCACAGAAGAGAAGACCAGAGGGAGCACAAATGAGGATACAGAAGCCATCACCAGCTGATGGGACTAGGAGACCTCTTAATCAAAGGATGAAGAACGAAGTGGGATCTGTTCAAAAGTCTGAAAGCCCCATGATCCAAAGAAGGAAACCTCCAGAAGAA AAACATAAAGGTCTTGACGCAGACGCAAAGTTTGAGTTTGCTAAGAGGAAACTTCAAGCGAGCTACCAACAACATGATAAAG CCAAGAAGCAGCGAACAATACAAGTACTTGAGACGATCCCAAAGCAATGTGGTAGTGCTGCTCAGAAACCGCAACTCAAGAGACCTGGAATGAAAAACAGAAGTTGGTCTAACGGTCGTAAATAG
- the LOC103855614 gene encoding probable mediator of RNA polymerase II transcription subunit 26b isoform X3 has translation MKPPPSAASLDRWRDYFRRGGSDIFEIIDHAIMVAATDCPNKFKSRRDRIAELLFSCRVTRCNGCHHSSELSLPGDDEAVDGSKESKVNSSRGDNNQIIVGGYDCHDDDDDDEAEALSDAIEEFSVVFKEVVRIKEILLNKDDEGWQPHSVIVEALRKLKLMSLDVDVLKSTEIGKAVNGLRKHGSDNIRQLAKTLIAEWKELVDQWVNTTKDINGNEGTPESANLSVVDEEEEVFPSLPYGVDIFTPEANGFEMLNGDFFDSLDFDGNPCNSGEYNTSREDQRRPQKRRPEGAQMRIQKPSPADGTRRPLNQRMKNEVGSVQKSESPMIQRRKPPEEKHKGLDADAKFEFAKRKLQASYQQHDKAKKQRTIQVLETIPKQCGSAAQKPQLKRPGMKNRSWSNGRK, from the exons ATGAAACCACCACCATCAGCTGCTTCGTTAGATAGGTGGAGAGACTATTTCCGGCGAGGAGGCTCCGATATATTCGAGATCATCGATCACGCCATCATGGTCGCTGCCACTGATTGTCCGAACAAATTCAAATCGAGAAGAGACAGAATCGCAGAGCTTCTCTTCTCGTGCAGAGTCACTCGCTGCAACGGATGCCACCACAGCAGCGAGCTATCTCTTCCCGGAGACGACGAGGCGGTTGATGGGAGTAAAGAGAGCAAAGTTAATAGTAGCAGAGGAGATAACAATCAGATTATTGTTGGCGGTTATGATtgtcatgatgatgatgatgatgatgaagctgAGGCTTTGAGTGATGCGATTGAAGAGTTCTCTGTGGTTTTTAAGGAAGTTGTTAGGATCAAAGAGATCTTGCTCAACAAAGACGACGAG GGGTGGCAGCCACACTCGGTGATAGTTGAGGCTTTGAGAAAGCTAAAGTTGATGTCTTTGGATGTGGATGTTCTCAAG AGTACTGAGATAGGAAAGGCTGTTAATGGTTTGAGGAAACATGGCTCTGATAATATTCGCCAACTTGCAAAGACTCTGATCGC AGAGTGGAAGGAGCTGGTTGATCAGTGGGTGAACACCACCAAGGATATCAATGGTAA TGAAGGTACACCAGAGTCTGCTAATCTGTCTGTagttgatgaagaagaagaagtgtttccTTCACTTCCGTATGGTGTTGATATCTTTACACCGGAAGCTAACGGCTTTGAAATGTTAAATGGGGATTTCTTTGATTCATTGGACTTTGATGGAA ATCCTTGTAACTCTGGGGAATACAACACAAGCCGAGAAGACCAAAGAAGACCACAGAAGAGAAGACCAGAGGGAGCACAAATGAGGATACAGAAGCCATCACCAGCTGATGGGACTAGGAGACCTCTTAATCAAAGGATGAAGAACGAAGTGGGATCTGTTCAAAAGTCTGAAAGCCCCATGATCCAAAGAAGGAAACCTCCAGAAGAA AAACATAAAGGTCTTGACGCAGACGCAAAGTTTGAGTTTGCTAAGAGGAAACTTCAAGCGAGCTACCAACAACATGATAAAG CCAAGAAGCAGCGAACAATACAAGTACTTGAGACGATCCCAAAGCAATGTGGTAGTGCTGCTCAGAAACCGCAACTCAAGAGACCTGGAATGAAAAACAGAAGTTGGTCTAACGGTCGTAAATAG
- the LOC103855614 gene encoding probable mediator of RNA polymerase II transcription subunit 26b isoform X6 produces the protein MKPPPSAASLDRWRDYFRRGGSDIFEIIDHAIMVAATDCPNKFKSRRDRIAELLFSCRVTRCNGCHHSSELSLPGDDEAVDGSKESKVNSSRGDNNQIIVGGYDCHDAIEEFSVVFKEVVRIKEILLNKDDEGWQPHSVIVEALRKLKLMSLDVDVLKSTEIGKAVNGLRKHGSDNIRQLAKTLIAEWKELVDQWVNTTKDINGGAEGTPESANLSVVDEEEEVFPSLPYGVDIFTPEANGFEMLNGDFFDSLDFDGNPCNSGEYNTSREDQRRPQKRRPEGAQMRIQKPSPADGTRRPLNQRMKNEVGSVQKSESPMIQRRKPPEEKHKGLDADAKFEFAKRKLQASYQQHDKAKKQRTIQVLETIPKQCGSAAQKPQLKRPGMKNRSWSNGRK, from the exons ATGAAACCACCACCATCAGCTGCTTCGTTAGATAGGTGGAGAGACTATTTCCGGCGAGGAGGCTCCGATATATTCGAGATCATCGATCACGCCATCATGGTCGCTGCCACTGATTGTCCGAACAAATTCAAATCGAGAAGAGACAGAATCGCAGAGCTTCTCTTCTCGTGCAGAGTCACTCGCTGCAACGGATGCCACCACAGCAGCGAGCTATCTCTTCCCGGAGACGACGAGGCGGTTGATGGGAGTAAAGAGAGCAAAGTTAATAGTAGCAGAGGAGATAACAATCAGATTATTGTTGGCGGTTATGATtgtca TGATGCGATTGAAGAGTTCTCTGTGGTTTTTAAGGAAGTTGTTAGGATCAAAGAGATCTTGCTCAACAAAGACGACGAG GGGTGGCAGCCACACTCGGTGATAGTTGAGGCTTTGAGAAAGCTAAAGTTGATGTCTTTGGATGTGGATGTTCTCAAG AGTACTGAGATAGGAAAGGCTGTTAATGGTTTGAGGAAACATGGCTCTGATAATATTCGCCAACTTGCAAAGACTCTGATCGC AGAGTGGAAGGAGCTGGTTGATCAGTGGGTGAACACCACCAAGGATATCAATGGT GGTGCTGAAGGTACACCAGAGTCTGCTAATCTGTCTGTagttgatgaagaagaagaagtgtttccTTCACTTCCGTATGGTGTTGATATCTTTACACCGGAAGCTAACGGCTTTGAAATGTTAAATGGGGATTTCTTTGATTCATTGGACTTTGATGGAA ATCCTTGTAACTCTGGGGAATACAACACAAGCCGAGAAGACCAAAGAAGACCACAGAAGAGAAGACCAGAGGGAGCACAAATGAGGATACAGAAGCCATCACCAGCTGATGGGACTAGGAGACCTCTTAATCAAAGGATGAAGAACGAAGTGGGATCTGTTCAAAAGTCTGAAAGCCCCATGATCCAAAGAAGGAAACCTCCAGAAGAA AAACATAAAGGTCTTGACGCAGACGCAAAGTTTGAGTTTGCTAAGAGGAAACTTCAAGCGAGCTACCAACAACATGATAAAG CCAAGAAGCAGCGAACAATACAAGTACTTGAGACGATCCCAAAGCAATGTGGTAGTGCTGCTCAGAAACCGCAACTCAAGAGACCTGGAATGAAAAACAGAAGTTGGTCTAACGGTCGTAAATAG
- the LOC103855614 gene encoding probable mediator of RNA polymerase II transcription subunit 26b isoform X1 encodes MKPPPSAASLDRWRDYFRRGGSDIFEIIDHAIMVAATDCPNKFKSRRDRIAELLFSCRVTRCNGCHHSSELSLPGDDEAVDGSKESKVNSSRGDNNQIIVGGYDCHDDDDDDEAEALSDAIEEFSVVFKEVVRIKEILLNKDDEGWQPHSVIVEALRKLKLMSLDVDVLKSTEIGKAVNGLRKHGSDNIRQLAKTLIAEWKELVDQWVNTTKDINGGAEGTPESANLSVVDEEEEVFPSLPYGVDIFTPEANGFEMLNGDFFDSLDFDGNPCNSGEYNTSREDQRRPQKRRPEGAQMRIQKPSPADGTRRPLNQRMKNEVGSVQKSESPMIQRRKPPEEKHKGLDADAKFEFAKRKLQASYQQHDKAKKQRTIQVLETIPKQCGSAAQKPQLKRPGMKNRSWSNGRK; translated from the exons ATGAAACCACCACCATCAGCTGCTTCGTTAGATAGGTGGAGAGACTATTTCCGGCGAGGAGGCTCCGATATATTCGAGATCATCGATCACGCCATCATGGTCGCTGCCACTGATTGTCCGAACAAATTCAAATCGAGAAGAGACAGAATCGCAGAGCTTCTCTTCTCGTGCAGAGTCACTCGCTGCAACGGATGCCACCACAGCAGCGAGCTATCTCTTCCCGGAGACGACGAGGCGGTTGATGGGAGTAAAGAGAGCAAAGTTAATAGTAGCAGAGGAGATAACAATCAGATTATTGTTGGCGGTTATGATtgtcatgatgatgatgatgatgatgaagctgAGGCTTTGAGTGATGCGATTGAAGAGTTCTCTGTGGTTTTTAAGGAAGTTGTTAGGATCAAAGAGATCTTGCTCAACAAAGACGACGAG GGGTGGCAGCCACACTCGGTGATAGTTGAGGCTTTGAGAAAGCTAAAGTTGATGTCTTTGGATGTGGATGTTCTCAAG AGTACTGAGATAGGAAAGGCTGTTAATGGTTTGAGGAAACATGGCTCTGATAATATTCGCCAACTTGCAAAGACTCTGATCGC AGAGTGGAAGGAGCTGGTTGATCAGTGGGTGAACACCACCAAGGATATCAATGGT GGTGCTGAAGGTACACCAGAGTCTGCTAATCTGTCTGTagttgatgaagaagaagaagtgtttccTTCACTTCCGTATGGTGTTGATATCTTTACACCGGAAGCTAACGGCTTTGAAATGTTAAATGGGGATTTCTTTGATTCATTGGACTTTGATGGAA ATCCTTGTAACTCTGGGGAATACAACACAAGCCGAGAAGACCAAAGAAGACCACAGAAGAGAAGACCAGAGGGAGCACAAATGAGGATACAGAAGCCATCACCAGCTGATGGGACTAGGAGACCTCTTAATCAAAGGATGAAGAACGAAGTGGGATCTGTTCAAAAGTCTGAAAGCCCCATGATCCAAAGAAGGAAACCTCCAGAAGAA AAACATAAAGGTCTTGACGCAGACGCAAAGTTTGAGTTTGCTAAGAGGAAACTTCAAGCGAGCTACCAACAACATGATAAAG CCAAGAAGCAGCGAACAATACAAGTACTTGAGACGATCCCAAAGCAATGTGGTAGTGCTGCTCAGAAACCGCAACTCAAGAGACCTGGAATGAAAAACAGAAGTTGGTCTAACGGTCGTAAATAG
- the LOC103855614 gene encoding probable mediator of RNA polymerase II transcription subunit 26b isoform X4, protein MKPPPSAASLDRWRDYFRRGGSDIFEIIDHAIMVAATDCPNKFKSRRDRIAELLFSCRVTRCNGCHHSSELSLPGDDEAVDGSKESKVNSSRGDNNQIIVGGYDCHDDDDDDEAEALSDAIEEFSVVFKEVVRIKEILLNKDDEPHSVIVEALRKLKLMSLDVDVLKSTEIGKAVNGLRKHGSDNIRQLAKTLIAEWKELVDQWVNTTKDINGAEGTPESANLSVVDEEEEVFPSLPYGVDIFTPEANGFEMLNGDFFDSLDFDGNPCNSGEYNTSREDQRRPQKRRPEGAQMRIQKPSPADGTRRPLNQRMKNEVGSVQKSESPMIQRRKPPEEKHKGLDADAKFEFAKRKLQASYQQHDKAKKQRTIQVLETIPKQCGSAAQKPQLKRPGMKNRSWSNGRK, encoded by the exons ATGAAACCACCACCATCAGCTGCTTCGTTAGATAGGTGGAGAGACTATTTCCGGCGAGGAGGCTCCGATATATTCGAGATCATCGATCACGCCATCATGGTCGCTGCCACTGATTGTCCGAACAAATTCAAATCGAGAAGAGACAGAATCGCAGAGCTTCTCTTCTCGTGCAGAGTCACTCGCTGCAACGGATGCCACCACAGCAGCGAGCTATCTCTTCCCGGAGACGACGAGGCGGTTGATGGGAGTAAAGAGAGCAAAGTTAATAGTAGCAGAGGAGATAACAATCAGATTATTGTTGGCGGTTATGATtgtcatgatgatgatgatgatgatgaagctgAGGCTTTGAGTGATGCGATTGAAGAGTTCTCTGTGGTTTTTAAGGAAGTTGTTAGGATCAAAGAGATCTTGCTCAACAAAGACGACGAG CCACACTCGGTGATAGTTGAGGCTTTGAGAAAGCTAAAGTTGATGTCTTTGGATGTGGATGTTCTCAAG AGTACTGAGATAGGAAAGGCTGTTAATGGTTTGAGGAAACATGGCTCTGATAATATTCGCCAACTTGCAAAGACTCTGATCGC AGAGTGGAAGGAGCTGGTTGATCAGTGGGTGAACACCACCAAGGATATCAATG GTGCTGAAGGTACACCAGAGTCTGCTAATCTGTCTGTagttgatgaagaagaagaagtgtttccTTCACTTCCGTATGGTGTTGATATCTTTACACCGGAAGCTAACGGCTTTGAAATGTTAAATGGGGATTTCTTTGATTCATTGGACTTTGATGGAA ATCCTTGTAACTCTGGGGAATACAACACAAGCCGAGAAGACCAAAGAAGACCACAGAAGAGAAGACCAGAGGGAGCACAAATGAGGATACAGAAGCCATCACCAGCTGATGGGACTAGGAGACCTCTTAATCAAAGGATGAAGAACGAAGTGGGATCTGTTCAAAAGTCTGAAAGCCCCATGATCCAAAGAAGGAAACCTCCAGAAGAA AAACATAAAGGTCTTGACGCAGACGCAAAGTTTGAGTTTGCTAAGAGGAAACTTCAAGCGAGCTACCAACAACATGATAAAG CCAAGAAGCAGCGAACAATACAAGTACTTGAGACGATCCCAAAGCAATGTGGTAGTGCTGCTCAGAAACCGCAACTCAAGAGACCTGGAATGAAAAACAGAAGTTGGTCTAACGGTCGTAAATAG
- the LOC103855615 gene encoding cytochrome P450 708A2, whose amino-acid sequence MHCSRHNNMSLLWITGLCVTALVVVRISNWWYRWSNPKSNGKLPPGSMGFPIIGETFDFFKPHRFYEISPFLKKKMLRYGPLFRTSILGVNTVISTDMDVNLDILRHENEYFNLSYPDGLVKPLGKESMFLKTGNIHKHIKKICMRLLGSENLKRKIIKDMDHVTCEHLSLKVGQGRFDLRDLASSLITAHLTPKVISGLKPETQSMLMESFKAFSFDWFRTSYILSAGRGLYNTLWACRQGMKLIKDVYTRRITSREKYNDFLETALEESEKEGNSVNEDVIVSLIFTLSGITQDTTSKAICMVVKFVSENPKVLVELKREHEAILANREDKEGGVTWEEFRHKMIFTNMVIHESLRMTNLAPMMFRKVVKDVEIKEGC is encoded by the exons ATGCATTGTTCAAGGCACAACAACATGAGCTTGCTGTGGATCACAGGATTGTGTGTTACAGCCCTAGTGGTTGTGAGGATTAGCAATTGGTGGTACCGATGGTCAAACCCCAAGTCTAATGGCAAGTTACCTCCGGGATCAATGGGCTTCCCCATAATCGGAGAGACGTTCGATTTTTTTAAGCCTCATCGATTCTACGAGATCTCCCCGTTTCTCAAGAAGAAGATGTTAAG GTATGGACCTTTGTTTCGGACTAGCATTCTTGGTGTAAACACTGTGATTTCTACAGATATGGATGTGAACTTGGATATTTTACGACACGAGAACGAgtattttaatttaagttatccAGATGGTTTAGTGAAGCCATTGGGAAAAGAAAGCATGTTCTTGAAGACGGGAAACATCCACAAGCACATCAAAAAAATCTGTATGCGTCTTTTGGGCTCCGAGAATTTGAAGCGGAAGATAATAAAAGATATGGATCACGTGACATGCGAGCATCTTAGTTTGAAAGTTGGCCAGGGAAGATTCGACCTCAGGGACCTAGCTTCAAGt TTGATAACAGCACACTTGACACCAAAAGTGATAAGTGGTCTCAAACCAGAGACTCAATCAATGCTTATGGAAAGCTTCAAAGCCTTCAGTTTTGATTGGTTTCGGACATCCTACATTCTCTCTGCGGGGAGGGGTCTCTACAACACCCTTTGG GCATGCAGACAGGGGATGAAGTTGATAAAGGATGTTTACACGAGGAGAATAACGTCAAGAGAGAAGTACAATGACTTCCTTGAGACAGCATTAGAAGAGTCAGAGAAAGAAGGAAACTCAGTGAACGAAGATGTGATTGTAAGCCTCATCTTCACTCTTTCCGGTATCACTCAAGATACCACCTCTAAGGCCATTTGCATGGTTGTGAAATTCGTATCGGAAAACCCAAAAGTTCTTGTAGAGTTGAAG AGAGAGCATGAGGCAATCCTTGCGAACAGAGAAGATAAAGAAGGCGGAGTTACTTGGGAAGAATTCAGACACAAGATGATTTTCACCAACATG GTTATACATGAGTCGCTTCGAATGACAAATCTGGCCCCTATGATGTTTAGAAAAGTGGTGAAAGATGTGGAAATAAAAG AAGGTTGTTGA